Proteins encoded by one window of Lutibacter sp. A64:
- the galK gene encoding galactokinase, translated as MDLNEQHYTLTINSPGRINLIGEHTDYNNGFVLPTAIDKKIQFKFKKNGTTDTCNVYSKNFDTSFTFNLNNVKPSEQQWENYILGVIYEIQQLSDKLAGFDCIFTSDIPVGSGISSSAALECGIAFGLNELFELGLPRITLVEIGQRAEHNYVGTKCGIMDQFASVMSKAGHVILLDCQSLEYEHVPIHIKPYKILLLNTNVSHNLADGEYNKRRSLCEQGVAIIQKQYPEVQSLRDVSSEMLAEFKTVFTEDMYNKCTYVVEEKTRVLDSVEALKNDKLAVLGANMYATHDGLSNLYEVSCEELDFLVDFSKKYDTIIGARMMGGGFGGCTINIIHEDAVEDFIAAASEAYFNKFNIKLTAFEANPSEGTAIVL; from the coding sequence ATGGATTTAAATGAGCAGCATTACACATTAACAATTAATTCACCCGGAAGAATTAATTTAATTGGAGAGCATACAGATTATAATAACGGTTTTGTACTTCCAACAGCGATAGATAAAAAAATTCAATTTAAATTTAAAAAAAATGGTACAACAGATACGTGTAACGTATACAGTAAAAACTTTGATACCAGTTTTACTTTTAATTTAAATAATGTTAAACCAAGCGAACAACAATGGGAAAATTACATTTTAGGTGTAATTTATGAAATTCAACAACTATCAGATAAATTAGCTGGTTTTGATTGTATTTTTACCAGTGATATTCCTGTTGGTTCTGGTATTAGTTCATCTGCAGCTTTAGAATGCGGTATAGCTTTTGGTTTAAATGAATTATTTGAATTGGGATTGCCTAGAATAACGCTTGTTGAAATAGGGCAAAGAGCTGAACATAATTATGTAGGTACAAAATGTGGTATTATGGATCAATTTGCTTCTGTAATGAGTAAAGCTGGTCATGTAATTCTATTAGATTGTCAATCTTTAGAATACGAACATGTGCCAATTCATATTAAACCTTATAAAATATTATTACTTAATACAAACGTATCGCATAATTTAGCAGATGGAGAGTATAATAAACGTAGAAGTTTATGTGAACAAGGTGTTGCTATTATTCAAAAACAATACCCTGAAGTACAATCGTTACGCGATGTTTCTTCTGAAATGTTAGCCGAATTTAAAACTGTATTTACTGAAGATATGTACAATAAGTGTACTTATGTTGTTGAAGAAAAAACACGTGTTTTAGATTCTGTAGAAGCTTTAAAAAATGATAAACTTGCTGTTTTAGGAGCAAATATGTATGCAACACATGATGGTTTATCTAATTTGTATGAAGTTAGTTGTGAAGAATTAGATTTTCTAGTAGATTTTTCTAAAAAATACGATACAATTATCGGAGCTCGTATGATGGGTGGAGGCTTTGGTGGTTGTACAATTAATATTATTCACGAAGATGCTGTTGAAGATTTTATTGCAGCAGCTTCAGAAGCTTATTTTAATAAGTTTAATATTAAATTAACAGCTTTTGAGGCAAATCCTAGTGAAGGAACTGCTATTGTATTATAA
- a CDS encoding RNA polymerase sigma-70 factor, whose translation MIKNDTNKEDALLVKQLSNGNERAFEKLYQKYKNDIYAFSFSLVKSKSNAEEILQDVYLNVWQNKHKINPDLSFKSFIFTCTRNACLNFLKRAVNEQTMKDAIFYKINTSSNSTILDHIINDEYEVLRKKAIKKLPPKRKIIFKMSREEGKSYEAISAELNISISTVKNQMSKALDSIRNFLQVNTDLTFFILLYFIK comes from the coding sequence TTGATAAAGAACGATACAAATAAAGAAGATGCACTTTTAGTAAAGCAATTGTCTAACGGCAATGAAAGGGCTTTTGAAAAGTTATATCAAAAATATAAAAATGATATTTACGCCTTTAGCTTCAGTTTAGTAAAGTCTAAATCAAATGCTGAAGAAATTCTTCAAGATGTTTATCTTAACGTTTGGCAAAATAAACACAAAATAAATCCTGACTTATCTTTCAAATCTTTCATTTTTACCTGCACCCGAAATGCTTGTTTAAACTTTTTAAAACGTGCTGTAAATGAACAAACAATGAAAGATGCTATTTTTTATAAAATCAACACCTCTAGCAACAGCACAATTTTAGACCATATTATTAATGATGAATATGAAGTTTTAAGAAAAAAAGCAATAAAAAAATTACCTCCTAAAAGAAAAATTATTTTTAAAATGTCTCGTGAAGAAGGTAAAAGTTACGAAGCTATAAGTGCAGAATTAAATATTTCTATTAGCACTGTAAAAAATCAAATGAGCAAAGCTTTAGATTCTATAAGAAACTTTCTACAAGTTAACACAGACTTAACATTCTTTATTCTATTATACTTTATTAAATAA
- a CDS encoding FecR family protein translates to MLKENRIALLIKKFANNKCSDAEIEELISLLKQNKVSESDIDVDTILESIEKPEVLDDKNAKKIYSNILESNAFRKRNTRFLSKKTAKLAAYAAVFIALISVTIFNNYIPITTKKPSLNSLISEENVTIKLTDGAIEVVTKNTKPIENKEGEVIGEIKNNVLTLNNQKEPKDTIIKYNTINVPYGKTFELSLADGTRVKINAGTSLKFPTSFSNAKNRTVYLQGEAFFEVSKDKKHPFIVKTENLDVEVLGTEFNVSAYNEDIKSQVFLVEGSVELSKENKIKEPVLLVPGELGSLNQANTQITVEEASSYAHTSWMHGELILRNVKFENLLKRLERHFNVAIQNENTELTNKIFNANFGDQSIEMVFKYLKEIHDIDYKIDENTIIIK, encoded by the coding sequence ATGCTAAAAGAAAATCGAATAGCGCTACTAATAAAAAAATTTGCTAATAATAAATGTAGTGATGCTGAGATTGAAGAACTAATCAGCTTACTTAAACAAAATAAAGTTTCTGAAAGTGATATTGATGTAGATACTATTCTAGAATCTATAGAAAAACCTGAAGTACTTGATGATAAAAACGCAAAAAAAATTTACTCTAACATTTTAGAATCCAATGCTTTTAGAAAGAGAAACACCCGTTTTTTAAGCAAAAAAACAGCTAAATTAGCTGCTTATGCTGCTGTTTTTATAGCATTAATTAGTGTAACTATATTTAACAATTACATCCCTATTACAACTAAAAAACCAAGTCTTAATTCTTTAATAAGTGAAGAAAATGTTACTATAAAACTAACTGACGGAGCAATAGAAGTAGTTACTAAAAACACCAAACCTATTGAAAATAAAGAAGGTGAAGTTATTGGCGAAATAAAAAACAATGTACTTACACTTAACAACCAAAAAGAACCAAAAGACACCATTATAAAGTACAATACTATAAATGTACCTTATGGTAAAACATTTGAATTAAGCCTTGCAGATGGTACTCGTGTTAAAATTAATGCGGGTACCTCCTTAAAATTTCCTACAAGTTTCTCAAATGCTAAAAACAGAACTGTGTATTTACAAGGTGAAGCGTTTTTTGAAGTTTCAAAGGATAAAAAACACCCTTTTATTGTAAAAACCGAAAATTTAGATGTAGAAGTTCTTGGTACAGAATTTAATGTATCTGCTTATAACGAAGATATTAAATCGCAAGTTTTTTTAGTTGAAGGTTCTGTAGAACTTTCAAAAGAGAATAAAATTAAAGAACCTGTTTTATTAGTTCCTGGTGAACTAGGAAGTTTAAACCAAGCCAATACACAAATTACTGTTGAAGAAGCTTCTTCATATGCTCACACATCTTGGATGCATGGCGAATTAATTTTAAGAAATGTAAAATTTGAAAACCTTCTTAAAAGGTTAGAAAGACATTTTAACGTAGCTATTCAAAATGAAAATACCGAGCTTACTAATAAAATATTCAATGCCAACTTTGGAGACCAATCAATAGAAATGGTTTTTAAATACCTTAAAGAAATACACGACATTGATTATAAAATAGACGAAAACACAATAATAATTAAATAA
- a CDS encoding SusC/RagA family TonB-linked outer membrane protein, whose amino-acid sequence MEKLFSCKNKVPTLFKKTTRVNLLLFYFLTFSIASIAATENLQSKPVDFKLENVTIEKLIDEIELKTDYRFVYIIDDVDLTRVVSVEILKGDLKTALNKVFKATNTTFNIMDKQIILKKRTENTLKEQQITIKGAITTQMGEPFPGVNVFVKRTNIGTTSDFDGNYALIAMANDTLTFRYLGYKTKYIPVNSRTIINVQMEEDVAELSEVVINGVFERKADSYTGSTTTITSKELRNAGSQNIFQAIQNIDPSIGLLDNFDLGSNPNTLPDLQIRGTSTFPQSEDTGTFKGNYLKNPNQPLFILNGFEVSIERVFDLDFNRIERLTILKDAASKALYGSKAANGVVVIETKNFTGEDALVTYTTRLDLELPDLSSYNLTNSLQKLEAERIDGLYTPSLNDADSYVELMQLYNYRLKLAKEGLDTDWLSKPLQNGVGHRHSLSVELGSDDLKILANINYKKTNGAMKGSSRENFGGDFTSYYRVKNLKFRNITSIISSTSVESPYGEFSEYAIMNPYWRAKNIDGSIPYYAELGTNGQRYTNPLYNSTLDSKNESGYFNFINNLYLEWQINPTLKAVSRIGIDIKKSNADEFYPSNHTMFDSYSATDKDRKGSYQVNNGESSYLSADLNLQYSKSINKNFFFGNAGLTISESKYEEVSHLAEGFPSSRLDDIIFARDYALDSRPTGISGLSRDIGFLAVGSYSYDNRFLSDATFRTSASSQFGEDKQWSNFWSLGLGWNVHNEKFLNNSSFVEQFKLRASVGSTGNQNFNENQSIITYGYYLDSQYQGFSGSYVQNAGNPGLQWETKLDYNAGFDAKFKNLSLRFDYYESYTENLITDITIPYSTGFNSVKDNLGRVKNNGIELNTSYLLWNRGKDFFSVNFGITTNNNKIVELSDAMQSFNEAQEAIAADRGNNTPVLKYEDGMSMNAIWAVESLGIDPATGNEIYLKQDGSTTYEWSTEDLVVAGNSSSKYNGVFGFSGEYKGFGLSVTARFLGGGQLYNQTLVDKVENVDMLYNVDERVLTGRWRYPGQEALFKRLGTYNVDPDGDNVYVSLNEKTRATSRFVQDRDELDIAAISFYYDFNEKVLDALGFERLRFMFNMNEVHKFSSIKIERGTLYPYARSMSFSLTANF is encoded by the coding sequence ATGGAAAAACTTTTCAGTTGCAAAAATAAAGTTCCCACTTTATTCAAAAAAACAACTCGAGTAAATTTACTTCTTTTTTACTTTTTAACGTTTAGCATTGCTTCAATAGCTGCTACCGAAAATTTACAATCGAAACCTGTTGATTTTAAGTTAGAAAACGTAACTATTGAAAAATTAATAGATGAAATTGAACTTAAAACAGATTATAGATTTGTTTACATTATAGATGATGTTGATTTAACTAGAGTAGTTTCTGTAGAAATCTTAAAAGGCGATTTAAAAACTGCTTTAAACAAGGTGTTTAAAGCAACCAATACAACATTCAACATTATGGATAAGCAAATTATCCTAAAAAAAAGAACCGAAAATACTCTAAAAGAGCAACAAATAACCATTAAAGGAGCTATTACTACTCAAATGGGTGAGCCTTTCCCTGGAGTTAACGTATTTGTAAAACGTACAAATATTGGAACTACAAGTGATTTTGATGGAAATTACGCATTAATAGCAATGGCTAATGATACCTTAACATTCCGTTATTTAGGGTATAAAACAAAATACATTCCAGTGAACTCTAGAACAATCATTAATGTTCAAATGGAAGAAGATGTTGCTGAATTATCTGAAGTTGTAATTAATGGTGTTTTTGAACGTAAAGCAGATAGTTATACTGGTTCTACTACTACTATAACAAGTAAAGAATTAAGAAATGCCGGAAGTCAAAATATTTTTCAAGCAATTCAAAACATAGATCCTTCAATAGGACTTTTAGATAATTTTGATTTAGGATCAAATCCAAATACCTTACCCGATCTACAAATAAGAGGTACTTCTACTTTTCCACAAAGCGAAGACACGGGTACTTTTAAAGGAAACTACCTTAAAAACCCAAATCAACCTCTTTTTATTTTAAACGGGTTTGAAGTTTCTATAGAACGTGTTTTTGATTTAGATTTTAACCGTATAGAGCGTTTAACTATTTTAAAAGATGCTGCTTCTAAAGCCTTATACGGTTCTAAAGCTGCAAATGGTGTTGTAGTTATTGAAACTAAAAACTTTACTGGTGAAGATGCTTTGGTTACTTATACCACTAGATTAGATTTAGAATTACCAGATTTATCTAGTTACAACCTAACAAATTCTTTACAAAAATTAGAAGCTGAAAGAATTGACGGTTTATACACACCTTCGCTAAACGATGCTGACAGTTATGTAGAATTAATGCAATTGTACAATTACAGATTAAAATTAGCTAAAGAAGGATTGGATACCGATTGGCTTTCTAAACCCTTACAAAATGGAGTTGGTCACCGCCACTCACTTAGTGTAGAACTAGGAAGCGACGATTTAAAAATACTAGCAAATATAAATTACAAAAAAACAAATGGTGCTATGAAAGGTTCTTCCAGAGAAAACTTTGGTGGAGACTTTACTAGTTACTATAGGGTTAAAAATTTAAAATTCCGTAACATCACAAGTATTATTAGTAGTACTTCTGTAGAATCGCCTTACGGAGAATTTAGCGAATACGCCATAATGAACCCTTATTGGAGAGCTAAAAACATAGATGGAAGCATTCCTTACTATGCAGAACTAGGAACCAATGGACAGCGTTATACCAACCCGCTTTACAACTCAACTTTAGATTCTAAAAACGAATCTGGTTATTTTAACTTTATCAACAACCTGTATTTAGAATGGCAAATAAACCCAACTTTAAAAGCCGTTTCTAGAATTGGTATTGATATTAAAAAAAGTAATGCTGATGAATTTTATCCATCAAACCACACCATGTTCGATAGTTACTCGGCAACAGATAAAGACCGTAAAGGTTCGTACCAAGTAAATAATGGAGAAAGCAGTTACCTATCTGCAGATTTAAACTTACAATATTCAAAAAGCATCAATAAAAATTTCTTCTTTGGTAATGCAGGTCTTACAATTAGCGAAAGTAAATATGAAGAAGTTTCTCACTTAGCTGAAGGTTTTCCAAGTAGCAGACTTGATGATATTATTTTTGCTAGAGATTACGCACTAGATTCTAGACCTACCGGAATTAGCGGACTGTCTAGAGATATAGGTTTTCTTGCTGTTGGATCTTATAGTTATGATAATAGATTCCTTTCTGATGCAACATTTAGAACCAGTGCTTCTTCTCAATTTGGTGAAGACAAGCAATGGTCTAACTTTTGGAGTTTAGGTTTAGGTTGGAATGTACACAATGAAAAATTTTTAAACAATTCTTCTTTTGTTGAACAATTTAAATTAAGAGCTTCTGTAGGATCTACAGGAAATCAAAATTTTAACGAAAATCAATCTATTATTACCTATGGTTATTACTTAGATTCACAATACCAAGGTTTTTCTGGTTCTTATGTACAAAATGCTGGTAATCCAGGCTTACAATGGGAAACTAAACTCGATTACAACGCTGGTTTCGATGCTAAATTTAAAAACTTAAGCCTTCGTTTTGATTATTACGAAAGTTATACTGAAAATTTAATAACAGACATTACAATTCCTTATTCAACAGGTTTTAATTCCGTTAAAGATAATTTAGGACGTGTTAAAAACAACGGTATAGAATTAAATACTAGCTACCTACTATGGAATAGAGGAAAAGATTTTTTCTCTGTTAATTTTGGAATCACTACTAACAACAACAAAATAGTTGAACTTTCTGATGCTATGCAAAGCTTTAATGAAGCTCAAGAAGCAATTGCAGCAGACCGTGGTAATAACACTCCAGTACTTAAATACGAAGATGGAATGTCTATGAATGCTATTTGGGCTGTAGAATCTTTAGGAATAGACCCTGCTACTGGTAACGAAATTTACCTTAAACAAGATGGAAGTACAACCTACGAATGGAGTACAGAAGATTTAGTAGTTGCTGGTAATAGCAGCTCTAAATACAATGGTGTTTTTGGTTTTTCTGGTGAATACAAAGGCTTTGGTTTAAGTGTTACGGCTAGATTTTTAGGTGGCGGACAATTATACAACCAAACCTTAGTAGATAAAGTAGAAAATGTTGATATGTTGTACAATGTAGACGAACGCGTTTTAACAGGTAGATGGCGTTACCCAGGTCAAGAAGCTTTATTTAAACGCTTAGGAACCTATAATGTAGATCCAGATGGAGACAATGTTTATGTTTCTCTTAACGAAAAAACACGTGCAACTTCTAGATTTGTTCAAGATCGTGATGAATTAGACATAGCTGCCATCAGTTTTTATTATGATTTTAATGAAAAAGTATTAGATGCACTAGGCTTTGAACGTCTTAGATTTATGTTCAATATGAATGAAGTACATAAGTTTTCTTCAATAAAAATTGAAAGAGGAACACTATATCCTTATGCTAGATCAATGTCATTTTCTTTAACAGCAAATTTCTAA
- a CDS encoding RagB/SusD family nutrient uptake outer membrane protein: protein MKYTKTIGSILFLLLILTSCNNDWLDETSSTQISSDEQFENEEGFKDALMGVYIGMTSPNLYAKDMTYNIVDLLSQQYTSLPTLAQYDEVQRFEYRTAVSTDQIDNLWINSYNVIANINLALEYIDKNKGILNSIDYSIIKGELLALRVFMHFDVIRLYGYGDLANRESLKSEYTIPYVTTYGKDLTTQLSYTDTFNLMESDLNEALELLKEDPSYATDKPDEYYLEVNRNGFYSNREQRMNYYAALALKARLLQWQGKSQEAALTAETVINNSFTSLINPATYSVASDPILYPEVLFSLNVEGFADIVNRFLDASDSGTNYDALYYTQSKANEIFEASNVNIGLTDIRYNTLLDTQTKGLVSIKLLQDTNAYLDQMPLIKLPEMYYILAEYNAEVNPSLAVEYLNTVREHRGILEAIPSDISQENLKIEIMKEYRKEFLSEGQLFFYYKRTGATNILDVSETIDLNDDIYVLPYPDNELEFGNR from the coding sequence ATGAAATATACAAAAACAATAGGATCAATATTATTTCTACTACTAATTTTAACTAGTTGTAATAATGATTGGCTTGATGAAACTTCAAGCACACAAATAAGTAGTGATGAACAATTTGAAAATGAAGAAGGATTTAAAGATGCCTTAATGGGTGTTTATATTGGTATGACTTCTCCAAATCTTTATGCAAAAGATATGACCTACAATATTGTAGATCTATTAAGTCAACAATACACCTCACTACCAACCTTAGCGCAATACGACGAAGTACAACGCTTTGAATATAGAACAGCTGTATCTACAGATCAAATTGATAATTTATGGATCAATTCGTACAATGTAATAGCCAATATCAACCTAGCTTTAGAATACATAGATAAAAATAAAGGTATTTTAAACAGCATTGATTATTCAATAATTAAAGGTGAACTTTTAGCATTACGTGTATTTATGCATTTTGATGTAATACGTTTATATGGTTATGGAGATTTAGCAAACAGAGAAAGCTTAAAATCTGAATATACAATACCTTATGTAACAACTTATGGTAAAGATTTAACAACACAACTTTCATACACAGACACTTTTAATTTAATGGAAAGCGACTTAAATGAAGCCTTAGAACTGTTAAAAGAAGATCCTAGTTATGCTACAGACAAACCAGATGAATATTATTTAGAAGTTAATAGAAATGGTTTTTATAGCAACCGTGAACAACGTATGAATTATTATGCTGCATTGGCATTAAAAGCTCGTTTATTACAATGGCAAGGTAAAAGCCAAGAAGCTGCACTTACTGCAGAAACGGTTATTAACAACTCATTTACAAGTTTAATAAATCCTGCTACGTATTCAGTTGCTTCAGACCCAATTTTATACCCTGAAGTATTATTTAGCTTAAATGTTGAAGGCTTTGCAGACATTGTAAATAGATTTTTAGATGCAAGCGATAGTGGTACAAACTACGATGCTTTATACTATACACAATCTAAAGCCAATGAAATTTTTGAAGCGTCTAATGTAAATATCGGTTTAACAGATATACGTTATAACACGCTTTTAGATACGCAAACAAAAGGATTGGTAAGTATTAAATTATTACAAGACACCAATGCTTATTTAGATCAAATGCCTTTAATAAAACTTCCTGAAATGTATTACATACTAGCAGAATACAATGCAGAAGTAAATCCAAGTTTGGCGGTTGAATATTTAAACACCGTACGCGAACATAGAGGTATTTTAGAAGCAATTCCTTCAGACATTTCTCAAGAAAATTTAAAAATTGAAATTATGAAAGAATACCGAAAAGAATTTTTAAGCGAAGGACAGTTATTCTTTTACTACAAAAGAACTGGAGCTACAAACATATTAGATGTATCTGAAACCATAGATCTAAATGACGACATATACGTATTGCCTTACCCAGACAACGAATTAGAATTTGGAAATAGATAA
- a CDS encoding DUF4843 domain-containing protein — protein sequence MKNYILITILTLLLIPFVSCEENEIEAFKALPAVNFVNSSLDYSFVQNTDSEYIAEIPVQIIGTATDYDRYFNVEVLNDSITSADTSLYEIVEGKVPANAFEGSLFLKVKNAAKLDTTSVSVHLEIADSEDFVKGNVETKNHTFKWSNTIIMPAWTYYRYFFCRDGSTAAYRVFIAATGRTSFTISDYRALGPTGAKVLGVQYGNYIRNYNAEHPDSPLLHDDGAKAGEPIVPIY from the coding sequence ATGAAAAACTATATATTAATTACAATTTTAACCTTACTATTGATACCATTTGTATCTTGTGAAGAAAATGAAATTGAAGCTTTTAAAGCACTACCTGCTGTAAATTTTGTTAATAGCTCTTTAGATTATTCATTTGTACAAAACACAGATTCAGAATATATTGCAGAAATACCAGTACAAATAATAGGTACAGCAACAGATTACGATCGCTATTTTAATGTAGAAGTCTTAAACGACTCTATAACCTCTGCAGATACAAGTTTATATGAAATTGTAGAAGGAAAAGTACCTGCTAACGCATTTGAAGGTAGCTTATTTTTAAAAGTAAAAAACGCTGCTAAACTAGATACTACTAGCGTTAGTGTACACCTTGAAATTGCAGATTCAGAAGATTTTGTAAAAGGAAATGTAGAAACTAAAAACCATACTTTTAAATGGAGTAATACTATAATTATGCCTGCTTGGACCTATTACAGATATTTTTTCTGTAGAGATGGAAGTACTGCTGCATATAGAGTTTTTATTGCTGCAACAGGTAGAACAAGCTTTACAATATCAGATTATAGAGCATTAGGCCCAACAGGAGCAAAAGTTTTAGGAGTACAGTACGGAAACTATATCCGTAATTACAATGCAGAACACCCAGATAGCCCTTTATTACACGACGATGGAGCCAAAGCTGGAGAACCTATTGTACCTATTTATTAA
- a CDS encoding PKD-like family lipoprotein has protein sequence MKHIKYIITAFTVLILAASCLDDTSSLDIHTIDDVVIDTTGVSAFSVYQFDNLIVEPNLSFEGLSEENLSFKWQINIEPNDTLYDVIGTERNLNYEMKFKSNVSGEFHQLVYTVTDEISGLDYIMAWPVKVLNNIGEGIVVAETTGNGTSDISHIMSPQVTTDYDDISVKHQIYSSINGVNIAGVTKQLQYAKVYGVDVIFGITDQSIYKINTIDYTFGGSNDDLFYASKDSYTPKAIGSVYQGNLYIDNEGLTSTYLGASTSFGLPFDSNFTVPSIIAANPNSNPAVVISFYDEVNEQFVYQPSITQFGDNTMYSTPATASGAFTPSSVTNKINLAAGVSTSGEFSHVLKDKTTGDIALYTFDAGVYVYPSPTPPSPTGMFNLSDAPEISQANQFVLLNNQKVLYYATDTKIYAVLYATGTPVYEERYTVADASEAITTLQVYQQADYPLRSSGDYLPLNNNALLMSTYDGTEGRVYILPLTNLGVGTIDSANSTVFEGFNRITAMTTQL, from the coding sequence ATGAAACATATAAAATATATAATTACAGCATTCACTGTTCTAATTCTAGCAGCTTCTTGTCTTGATGACACAAGCTCTTTAGACATTCATACCATAGATGATGTTGTAATAGATACCACAGGCGTTAGCGCATTCTCTGTGTATCAATTTGATAACCTAATAGTAGAACCTAACTTGTCTTTTGAAGGACTTTCTGAAGAAAATTTATCTTTTAAATGGCAAATTAATATCGAACCTAATGATACTTTGTATGATGTAATTGGTACTGAACGCAACTTAAATTACGAAATGAAATTTAAATCAAATGTTTCTGGTGAATTTCATCAATTGGTATACACCGTTACAGACGAAATCTCTGGATTGGATTATATTATGGCGTGGCCAGTTAAAGTACTTAACAATATAGGTGAAGGAATTGTAGTTGCCGAAACAACAGGCAATGGAACTTCAGATATTAGCCATATAATGAGCCCTCAAGTAACCACCGATTATGATGATATTAGTGTAAAACATCAAATTTACTCTTCTATTAACGGTGTAAACATAGCGGGCGTAACCAAACAATTACAATATGCAAAAGTATATGGAGTAGATGTAATATTTGGTATTACAGACCAAAGTATTTATAAAATTAACACCATAGATTATACTTTTGGCGGAAGCAATGACGATTTATTTTACGCAAGTAAAGATTCCTATACGCCTAAAGCCATAGGTTCTGTATATCAAGGAAATTTATACATAGACAATGAAGGATTAACCTCTACATATTTAGGTGCTTCTACAAGTTTTGGACTTCCTTTCGATTCAAATTTTACAGTTCCTAGTATTATTGCTGCAAACCCAAATAGCAACCCAGCAGTAGTTATTAGTTTTTACGATGAAGTAAACGAACAATTTGTATACCAACCATCAATTACGCAGTTTGGAGACAATACTATGTATAGTACACCTGCAACAGCGAGCGGTGCATTTACACCTTCTAGTGTTACTAATAAAATAAACTTGGCTGCAGGTGTTAGTACATCAGGAGAATTTAGCCACGTACTAAAAGATAAAACAACTGGAGATATTGCTTTGTACACGTTTGATGCGGGTGTTTACGTATACCCAAGTCCTACTCCACCAAGTCCAACTGGTATGTTCAATTTAAGTGATGCTCCTGAAATTTCACAAGCAAATCAATTTGTACTATTAAACAATCAAAAAGTACTGTATTATGCTACAGATACTAAAATCTATGCTGTTTTATACGCTACAGGAACACCTGTTTACGAAGAACGCTATACTGTAGCTGATGCTTCAGAAGCAATAACTACATTGCAAGTGTACCAACAAGCAGATTACCCTTTAAGAAGTTCGGGTGACTATTTACCACTAAACAACAACGCTTTACTTATGTCTACGTACGACGGAACTGAAGGACGTGTTTACATTTTACCTTTAACTAATTTAGGGGTTGGTACTATAGACAGTGCAAACAGTACTGTTTTTGAAGGTTTTAATCGTATTACAGCAATGACAACGCAACTCTAA